From the genome of Nasonia vitripennis strain AsymCx chromosome 1, Nvit_psr_1.1, whole genome shotgun sequence, one region includes:
- the LOC100118796 gene encoding protein cycle isoform X5, whose amino-acid sequence MVVQESQAHSYSEMLQQQRQHQENQKFISIEELRPRADYSAVATSSSGGHNVYHQQQQSHYQTYYNLTPVQESPCSTVYFGELEPSSAGNAGLSAGGAGARSDGTTTTSLSITSIVNTNSSSNYNNNNNNNNNNSSSGSNIGSAEASGVPAPSAGLVVASEARSSTESSSSSNPSAAESRSQCQRMESSGLPLAASTVMVPEQQQRSAGGSRRHYHNHHHHHHHHSRNSAVSEKTPLPGGSDRSCSVEEMQQRLKKRKLFCHDGSEITDDQGDDAKSVRSNDDSKKQNHSEIEKRRRDKMNTYITELSSMVPMCHAMSRKLDKLTVLRMAVQHLKTILGAVTSYTEGHCKPAFLSDQELKSLILQAAEGFVFVVGCDRGRLLYVSKSVSQTLNYSQGDLLGQSWFDILHPKDVAKVKEQLSSSDLSPRERLIDAKTMLPVKTDMPQGVSRLCPGARRSFFCRMKRKVDARCAESQIKERADTTTGYHMQKKQQNHDWKYCVIQCTGYLKSWAPAKIGLEEQESEADGEACNLSCLVAVGRMQPPLVAPTSTPRRLRLRNIEFVSRHAIDGKFLFVDQRATMVLGFLPQELQGTSMYEYYHHDDIPHLAKSHKAALQSPERVNTQVYRFRSKGASFVRLNSEWRSFRNPWTKEIEYLIAKNSAVL is encoded by the exons ATGGTCGTCCAGGAGAGTCAGGCTCACAGCTACAGCGAAATGTTGCAGCAGCAACGTCAGCATCAGGAGAACCAGAAATTCATCTCCATCGAGGAGCTCAGGCCCAGGGCCGATTACTCCGCTGTGGCGACCTCCTCTTCTGGGGGACACAATGTCTACcatcaacagcagcagagcCATTACCAGACGTACTATAACTTGACGCCTGTGCAAGA AAGTCCGTGCTCCACAGTGTACTTCGGCGAGCTAGAGCCGAGCAGCGCGGGCAACGCTGGTCTCTCGGCCGGTGGGGCCGGCGCTCGCTCGGACGGCACGACGACCACGAGCCTCTCGATCACCAGCATCGTCAAcaccaacagcagcagcaactacaacaacaacaacaacaacaacaacaacaacagcagcagcggcagcaataTCGGGAGCGCGGAAGCCAGCGGTGTGCCAGCTCCGAGTGCTGGCCTCGTAGTGGCGAGCGAGGCACGATCGAGCACCgagagtagcagcagcagcaaccccTCGGCAGCCGAGAGCCGTAGCCAGTGTCAGCGCATGGAGAGCAGCGGGCTGCCACTTGCTGCCAGCACTGTCATGGTTcccgagcagcagcagagaagCGCCGGAGGTTCCAGGCGACACTACCATAATCACCACCACCATCACCATCATCACAGCAGGAACTCGGCGGTGTCGGAGAAGACGCCGCTGCCCGGAGGTAGCGATAGGAGCTGCAGCGTCGAGGAGATGCAGCAGCGCTTGAAGAAGAGGAAGCTCTTCTGCCA tgatGGCAGCGAAATCACGGACGACCAGGGAGATGACGCCAAGTCCGTCCGGTCGAACGACGACAGCAAAAA GCAAAATCACAGCGAGATCGAGAAGCGTCGAAGGGACAAGATGAACACCTACATAACGGAGCTGTCGTCCATGGTGCCGATGTGCCACGCGATGTCCCGCAAGCTCGACAAGCTCACGGTCCTGAGGATGGCAGTTCAGCATCTCAAGACGATACTCGGAGCTGTCACGTCATACACAGAGGGACACTGCAAACCGGCCTTTCTCAGCGATCAAGAGCTCAAGAGTCTCATTCTCCAG GCAGCCGAGGGTTTCGTCTTCGTCGTCGGCTGCGACAGGGGCAGGTTACTGTACGTCTCCAAGTCGGTGTCGCAGACGCTGAATTATTCTCAG GGCGATTTACTGGGCCAGAGTTGGTTCGACATCCTCCATCCCAAGGACGTGGCCAAGGTCAAGGAGCAGCTCTCGTCCTCGGATCTCAGTCCTCGCGAGAGGCTCATCGATGCCAAGA CGATGCTTCCGGTAAAGACGGACATGCCTCAGGGTGTATCGAGGCTCTGCCCTGGCGCGAGACGTTCCTTCTTCTGCAGAATGAAGCGAAAAGTGGACGCGCGCTGCGCCGAGTCGCAGATCAAGGAAAGAGCCGACACGACCACCGGCTATCATATGCAGAAAAAGCAGCAGAATCACG ATTGGAAGTACTGCGTGATCCAGTGCACGGGGTACCTCAAGTCCTGGGCACCGGCGAAAATTGGCCTGGAGGAGCAGGAATCCGAGGCCGACGGCGAGGCCTGCAACCTGTCCTGTCTGGTGGCGGTGGGTCGAATGCAGCCTCCACTCGTCGCACCGACATCGACGCCCCGTAGACTAAGACTCAGGAACATCGAGTTCGTCTCGAGACACGCCATTGACGGCAAGTTCCTCTTCGTTGACCAGAG AGCGACGATGGTGTTGGGCTTTTTGCCCCAAGAGTTACAGGGGACCAGTATGTACGAGTATTACCACCACGACGACATACCTCATCTTGCGAAATCGCACAAAGCGGCACTTCAGTCGCCCGAACGCGTCAACACTCAG GTGTACAGGTTCCGCAGCAAGGGAGCGAGTTTCGTCAGGCTCAACTCCGAGTGGAGGTCCTTCAGGAACCCCTGGACCAAGGAGATCGAGTACCTCATAGCCAAGAATTCTGCTGTCTTGTGA